The proteins below come from a single Tissierella sp. MB52-C2 genomic window:
- a CDS encoding SGNH/GDSL hydrolase family protein, with the protein MLRFIKKSIVFLLVLSIMVGYVNARYKQTNIYKSINGTDKFYYVPQNIDIGNLGTSHAQYAFVYEDLDLVGFNFALPAQRVYYDEKIFEKYIENFKEGSTVIIPISYISFYLGYDNENFEDFNKMYYPFLSIKDIKKPKLNEYLKYKALPIITAESNIKYAFIKEEKAYEPKPTYRVSTMPIDKMKEESNDTAGRHLEFIEEGRKDKDKFVAIVDDILATAIKNNIKPVITTTPFTIYYNEHFSEDFYKEFEETIDKLLEKYPDVKYLDYSHDPRFENSPEYFFDSSHLNLEGGKLFTKIILEDIR; encoded by the coding sequence ATGCTTCGATTTATAAAGAAAAGTATAGTATTTTTACTAGTCCTTTCTATAATGGTGGGATATGTAAATGCTAGATATAAACAAACAAATATATATAAGTCTATAAATGGAACAGACAAGTTTTATTATGTTCCACAAAATATAGACATAGGTAACCTTGGTACATCTCATGCCCAGTATGCCTTTGTATATGAGGACTTAGACCTAGTAGGCTTTAACTTTGCCCTACCTGCCCAGAGAGTTTACTATGATGAAAAGATTTTTGAAAAATATATAGAAAACTTTAAAGAAGGTTCTACAGTTATTATTCCCATATCCTATATATCCTTTTATTTAGGATATGATAATGAAAACTTTGAAGATTTTAATAAAATGTATTATCCATTTTTAAGTATTAAAGATATTAAGAAACCAAAGCTTAACGAATACTTAAAATATAAGGCATTACCTATAATTACAGCAGAATCAAATATTAAATATGCCTTTATAAAGGAAGAAAAGGCATATGAACCAAAACCAACCTATAGAGTCTCTACAATGCCTATAGATAAGATGAAAGAAGAAAGCAATGACACTGCTGGAAGGCATTTAGAGTTTATAGAAGAAGGTAGAAAAGACAAAGATAAATTTGTAGCCATTGTAGATGATATATTAGCTACAGCCATAAAAAATAATATAAAACCAGTAATTACAACTACACCCTTTACTATATACTATAATGAACATTTTTCAGAGGATTTCTATAAGGAATTTGAAGAAACAATAGATAAATTACTAGAGAAATATCCAGATGTAAAATACCTAGACTATTCCCATGACCCTAGGTTTGAAAATAGTCCAGAATATTTCTTTGACTCAAGCCATTTAAATTTAGAGGGTGGTAAGTTGTTTACAAAGATTATCCTTGAGGATATTAGATAA
- a CDS encoding ATP-binding protein has translation MLSQQDLIDIISKGENPYIEFKEEKIKSNDLAGEIVSFANMEGGTIIIGVSDDGIIKGVLTEDIEEKIMNICRNNCIPNIIPIYKEISINGLKVVALTIPKGINKPYYTVDNKYYIRVGTTKRIASREELMRLFQASGAVHFDISPVEGTTKKDISMDLIRDYFLKYNMFDLYEETEEAVDRILVNADILKEGINTKECTVGGLLIFGRRVEDKLPQSGISFAHFRGNDIAEELIDKKQIVGNLPDIVEQALVIIKNNIKTPSTIVGAVREEKEIYPILVLREALVNAVVHRNYSIIGSKIRVLMFSDRIEFHSPGKLPNTVTIDKMKIGVSYSRNPFLVKYMENLRYIDQLGRGIPMIIKNMKNLGAREPELKEIGEEFVLTIYRPD, from the coding sequence ATGTTAAGCCAACAAGATTTAATAGATATAATAAGTAAAGGCGAAAATCCCTATATAGAATTCAAAGAGGAGAAAATAAAATCTAATGATCTCGCTGGAGAAATTGTTTCATTTGCAAATATGGAAGGTGGCACAATAATAATTGGTGTATCAGATGATGGAATAATAAAAGGTGTTTTGACTGAAGATATAGAAGAAAAAATAATGAATATTTGTAGAAATAACTGTATACCAAATATAATTCCAATATATAAAGAAATAAGTATAAATGGATTGAAAGTTGTTGCTCTTACAATTCCAAAGGGAATCAATAAACCATATTATACTGTTGATAACAAATATTATATTAGAGTAGGTACAACTAAGAGAATCGCTTCAAGAGAAGAATTAATGCGACTATTTCAAGCTAGTGGAGCAGTACATTTTGATATATCACCGGTTGAAGGTACTACCAAAAAAGATATTAGCATGGATTTAATAAGAGATTATTTTTTAAAATATAATATGTTTGACTTATATGAAGAAACTGAGGAAGCTGTAGATAGAATTCTTGTAAATGCAGATATATTAAAAGAAGGAATAAATACTAAAGAATGCACAGTTGGTGGATTACTTATATTCGGTAGAAGAGTAGAAGATAAGCTACCACAAAGTGGTATTAGTTTTGCACATTTTAGAGGAAATGACATAGCAGAAGAACTAATAGATAAAAAACAAATAGTAGGAAATTTACCAGATATAGTAGAACAAGCTTTAGTAATAATAAAAAATAATATAAAAACGCCTTCGACTATTGTAGGTGCAGTAAGAGAAGAAAAAGAAATATATCCAATTCTAGTACTTAGAGAAGCTTTAGTTAATGCAGTTGTGCACAGAAATTACAGTATAATTGGTTCTAAAATAAGAGTATTGATGTTTTCAGATAGAATAGAGTTTCATAGTCCAGGTAAATTACCTAATACTGTTACAATTGATAAGATGAAAATAGGAGTATCCTATTCTAGAAATCCATTCTTAGTAAAATATATGGAAAATCTAAGATATATTGACCAATTAGGTAGAGGTATACCAATGATTATAAAGAACATGAAGAATCTTGGCGCAAGGGAACCAGAGTTAAAAGAAATAGGAGAAGAATTTGTACTAACCATATATAGACCAGATTAA
- a CDS encoding stalk domain-containing protein, which translates to MFRNKKTQKIVLSTLLVFTLLSTVAFAASGVFDKKITATHGRIKLSYQGEDITKAVEEKYGTPAFTVKEYDGRAYVPVRALADIMGVSVTYDNSTHTANFVDSEKLVMQKQLELKDQEIAALQAENNKLKNQSKEEEKKETKTDIKELEKKLNKDYGVVDDVNFDISLKETSSRITATITIDTRDYYESNAWRKMRVADKKSLMEDIAEDISKVFKNHKVEGSIYDNYQRYTLYTFTTNNNGKVSVSDRDYGYDSDYGYGDYRDVERYLQEDLDYAGFRNATVRASNESSSTVYVRITLGYSPSSEDRRDISDIISRIERELNIRIDADISY; encoded by the coding sequence ATGTTTAGAAACAAAAAAACACAAAAGATCGTTTTAAGTACTTTGTTAGTATTTACGTTATTGAGTACAGTGGCTTTTGCAGCTAGTGGAGTATTTGATAAAAAGATTACTGCTACTCATGGTCGAATCAAATTAAGTTACCAAGGTGAAGATATTACTAAAGCAGTTGAAGAAAAGTATGGTACTCCAGCTTTTACTGTAAAAGAATATGATGGCAGAGCTTATGTGCCTGTTAGAGCTTTAGCTGATATTATGGGAGTAAGTGTTACATATGATAACTCAACTCATACAGCAAACTTTGTAGACTCTGAAAAGCTGGTAATGCAAAAACAACTTGAGTTAAAAGATCAAGAAATAGCAGCATTACAAGCAGAAAACAACAAGTTAAAAAATCAATCTAAAGAAGAAGAAAAAAAGGAAACTAAAACTGATATTAAAGAATTAGAAAAGAAACTAAATAAAGATTACGGAGTAGTAGATGATGTTAATTTTGATATATCTTTAAAAGAAACTAGCAGTAGAATTACAGCTACTATAACTATAGATACTAGAGATTACTATGAAAGCAATGCTTGGAGAAAAATGAGAGTAGCTGACAAAAAATCCTTAATGGAAGATATAGCTGAAGACATTAGCAAAGTATTTAAGAACCATAAGGTAGAAGGTAGTATCTACGATAATTATCAAAGATATACATTATATACCTTTACTACGAATAACAATGGTAAAGTTTCAGTTAGTGATAGGGATTATGGCTATGACTCTGACTATGGTTATGGGGACTATAGAGATGTAGAACGATATTTACAAGAGGACTTAGATTATGCAGGTTTCCGTAATGCAACCGTAAGAGCTAGTAACGAAAGTAGTTCAACTGTATATGTTAGAATCACTCTTGGTTATAGTCCTAGTAGTGAGGATAGACGTGATATAAGTGATATAATATCTAGAATTGAAAGAGAACTAAATATCCGTATTGATGCTGATATATCTTATTAA